From a single Acidiferrobacteraceae bacterium genomic region:
- a CDS encoding peroxiredoxin-like family protein has product MKIRLGQRAPDFKVEDIYGNIYTLESLRGKNILLSFFRDATCPFCNLRVYELTRRYPDLKKKGLVMLAFFSSPQDRIVKYIGKKQRPFPLIADPDTTVYQLYNVRSSFAGLMASMVMRMPTMMRAMMLGFMPRMRGKIAQMPADFLISPDLKVKGIYYGKDAADHIPVKILETFAAKQYGTEPVSAEDEVPVEDEDEEMIILG; this is encoded by the coding sequence ATGAAGATTAGGTTGGGGCAACGCGCGCCGGATTTCAAAGTCGAGGACATCTACGGAAATATATATACGCTGGAATCACTGCGTGGAAAAAACATCCTGTTGTCATTCTTTCGCGATGCAACCTGCCCGTTCTGCAATCTGCGGGTGTACGAACTCACCCGCCGCTATCCCGATCTGAAGAAGAAAGGACTTGTGATGCTCGCCTTCTTCAGCTCGCCTCAGGACCGTATCGTCAAGTACATCGGCAAGAAACAACGGCCGTTCCCGCTGATCGCCGATCCCGATACAACTGTCTACCAGCTGTATAACGTTCGCTCGTCGTTTGCCGGACTGATGGCGAGCATGGTGATGCGCATGCCGACCATGATGCGGGCCATGATGCTCGGTTTCATGCCGCGCATGCGCGGCAAGATCGCACAGATGCCCGCTGATTTTCTGATCTCTCCCGATTTGAAGGTGAAGGGAATCTACTATGGCAAGGACGCCGCCGATCACATCCCGGTGAAAATCCTCGAGACCTTTGCCGCCAAACAATATGGCACGGAACCCGTTTCCGCCGAAGATGAAGTCCCGGTCGAGGATGAAGACGAGGAAATGATCATCCTCGGATAG
- the modC gene encoding molybdenum ABC transporter ATP-binding protein, protein MSIEARFRLTRGEFVLDAEFTAPASGVTALFGPSASGKTTLLRSIAGLEPCRNGMLRVGGTTWQDQKHFVPPHRRALAYVFQDSNLFPHLSVRANLEYGYRRVPSADRRIEFDEVTGLLALEPLLPRGIGRLSGGERQRVAIGRALLASPRLLLLDEPLAALDQASRNEILPYLDSLHERLALPLIYVSHSTDEVARLADHMLLMKTGRIVASGPVRELLTRTDLSLAHGDTAESIIEATVSGHDEEFQLSSLELAGTDIWVPRPDLPVGRRIRLRVLARDVSLTAEPPRLSSILNIIPVEVESLADEGPAQTMVRLRTGKDILLARITRRSVARLGLSPGAHTFAQIKSVAVLD, encoded by the coding sequence ATGAGTATCGAGGCCCGCTTCAGACTCACCCGCGGCGAATTCGTCCTCGACGCCGAGTTTACGGCCCCCGCCTCCGGCGTCACCGCCCTGTTCGGACCATCTGCCAGCGGAAAGACGACCCTGCTGCGGTCCATCGCCGGCCTGGAGCCCTGCCGCAACGGCATGCTGCGTGTGGGCGGCACGACCTGGCAGGACCAAAAGCATTTCGTACCGCCGCATCGGCGCGCACTCGCCTATGTGTTCCAGGATTCAAACCTGTTTCCTCATCTCTCCGTACGCGCAAACCTGGAGTACGGCTACCGCCGCGTTCCGTCCGCCGACCGGCGCATCGAATTTGACGAAGTCACCGGGTTGCTTGCCCTTGAACCCCTGCTCCCGCGCGGTATCGGCAGGCTATCGGGTGGGGAACGCCAGCGCGTGGCCATTGGTCGCGCCCTCCTCGCCAGCCCACGCCTGTTGTTGCTGGACGAACCCCTGGCGGCACTGGATCAGGCGAGCCGGAACGAAATCCTCCCCTACCTCGACTCCCTGCACGAACGCCTCGCATTGCCACTGATCTACGTGAGCCATTCCACGGATGAGGTCGCGCGCCTGGCGGATCACATGCTGCTCATGAAAACGGGCCGTATTGTTGCCTCCGGCCCCGTGCGCGAACTGCTGACGCGTACGGATCTCTCCCTTGCCCACGGTGATACCGCCGAGTCCATCATCGAGGCCACCGTATCCGGACACGATGAGGAATTTCAGTTGTCGAGTCTGGAGCTTGCCGGCACAGACATTTGGGTGCCCCGCCCCGACCTTCCTGTGGGACGCCGGATTCGCCTGCGTGTGCTCGCGCGCGACGTCAGCCTGACGGCAGAACCACCCCGGCTCAGCAGCATCCTGAACATCATCCCCGTTGAAGTCGAGTCCCTCGCCGATGAAGGTCCGGCCCAGACAATGGTGCGACTGCGTACCGGCAAGGACATCTTGCTGGCCCGCATTACCCGCCGTTCCGTGGCGCGACTCGGACTGTCACCCGGAGCTCATACCTTCGCCCAGATCAAAAGCGTGGCGGTGCTGGACTAG
- the modB gene encoding molybdate ABC transporter permease subunit, giving the protein MIFTSDDLTALRITLELSLLTTLLLLPLATPVAWWLARTAHRARPVADAMVALPLVLPPTVLGFYLLLFLGPHGPLAGLGLPSLAFSFTGLLIGSLVYSLPFAVQPLRDAFSALGSQPLEAAATLRAGPLDRFFTVALPLARPAYFTAAALSFAHTLGEFGVVLMVGGNIPGRTRVVSIAIYDHVEALDYGRAHSLAALLLVTSLLLLIVVYTLNRRARTWKP; this is encoded by the coding sequence GTGATTTTCACGAGCGACGACCTCACTGCCCTGCGCATCACGCTGGAGTTGTCCCTGTTGACCACACTGCTGTTGTTACCACTGGCTACGCCAGTTGCCTGGTGGCTGGCGCGCACCGCGCACCGCGCGCGTCCCGTCGCCGATGCAATGGTGGCGCTTCCACTCGTACTGCCACCAACAGTATTGGGTTTCTACCTGCTGCTCTTCCTCGGGCCACATGGCCCGCTGGCGGGCCTGGGCCTGCCTTCGCTCGCCTTCAGCTTCACAGGTTTGCTGATCGGCTCGCTGGTCTACTCCCTGCCGTTCGCCGTGCAGCCACTGCGCGATGCCTTTTCCGCTCTGGGCAGCCAGCCACTGGAGGCGGCCGCCACGCTACGCGCCGGACCGCTGGACCGTTTCTTTACCGTCGCCCTTCCGCTCGCGCGTCCCGCCTATTTCACCGCCGCCGCCCTGAGCTTTGCCCATACCCTGGGAGAGTTCGGCGTCGTACTCATGGTGGGCGGCAATATTCCGGGCCGCACACGGGTGGTGTCCATCGCCATCTACGATCACGTCGAGGCCCTGGACTATGGCCGTGCCCATTCCCTTGCCGCTCTGTTGCTTGTGACCTCTTTGTTGCTGCTGATTGTGGTCTACACGCTCAACCGGCGCGCCAGGACATGGAAGCCATGA
- the modA gene encoding molybdate ABC transporter substrate-binding protein, which yields MAAVLFLVGLPGSARGERDAVRIAVASNFVSTLRVLSNHFELAYHYRVHMIPGSTGKLYAQIRNGAPFDLFLAADVRRPRLLEESRDGIRGSRFTYARGRLALWSPRPGFVDDQGGVLHGEAFSHLALANPRLAPYGAAARAVLQKLNLWSVLQSRLVYGENIAQTYQFVAGGNAELGFIALSQLYRHGHKTSGSYWLIPQSLYPPIEQQAILIQATVPARAFLSYLGSEDAKKIIRDRGYDTPGGLP from the coding sequence ATGGCCGCAGTGTTGTTCTTGGTCGGGCTCCCGGGAAGCGCCCGCGGGGAGAGAGATGCCGTCCGCATCGCTGTGGCATCGAACTTTGTGTCCACACTACGTGTCCTGTCGAATCACTTTGAGCTGGCATATCACTATCGGGTCCATATGATTCCCGGTTCCACCGGCAAACTCTACGCGCAGATTCGAAACGGCGCGCCCTTCGATCTGTTTCTCGCCGCCGATGTCCGCCGCCCACGCCTGCTGGAGGAATCGAGAGATGGCATTCGCGGATCGCGTTTCACCTATGCGCGAGGCCGGTTGGCGTTGTGGAGTCCGCGACCCGGGTTCGTCGATGACCAGGGGGGCGTGCTACATGGCGAGGCATTCTCGCACCTGGCCCTCGCCAATCCACGGCTTGCGCCTTATGGCGCCGCCGCGCGCGCGGTGCTGCAGAAACTGAACCTGTGGTCGGTGCTTCAATCGCGGCTCGTCTACGGCGAGAACATTGCCCAGACCTACCAGTTCGTCGCCGGCGGGAATGCCGAATTGGGCTTCATCGCCCTCTCCCAGCTGTATCGTCACGGTCACAAGACATCCGGGTCCTACTGGTTGATTCCGCAATCGCTGTACCCCCCGATCGAGCAGCAGGCGATACTGATCCAGGCCACCGTGCCGGCGCGTGCCTTCTTGTCGTATCTGGGAAGCGAGGACGCCAAAAAAATCATTCGTGATCGCGGCTACGACACACCCGGAGGTTTGCCGTGA